A genomic stretch from Erwinia sp. E_sp_B01_1 includes:
- a CDS encoding LysR family transcriptional regulator has product MRYDLVTLSLFVAVADEQNLTRAARRKHLAVSAVSKRIAELEQQIGTPLMLRLPRGIELTPAGHSLLFHARQVFRNLGQMEEELSDYVAGVRGHIRIFTISAALMHYLPRAVSQFLTYYPQTDIDIEEHTGIGVVQGLLQGDADVGFFQLDTGFRN; this is encoded by the coding sequence ATGCGCTACGATCTGGTCACACTCTCGCTGTTTGTCGCTGTAGCTGATGAGCAGAATCTCACCCGTGCCGCACGGCGTAAGCATCTGGCCGTCTCAGCCGTGAGTAAGCGCATTGCTGAGCTTGAGCAACAAATTGGCACGCCGCTGATGTTACGTTTGCCGCGGGGTATTGAGCTGACGCCTGCGGGTCACTCACTGCTGTTTCATGCCCGTCAGGTGTTCCGCAATCTCGGGCAGATGGAAGAGGAGCTGAGTGACTATGTGGCCGGCGTACGCGGCCACATCCGCATTTTCACTATCTCTGCAGCATTAATGCATTATCTGCCGCGTGCCGTCAGCCAGTTCCTTACCTACTATCCCCAGACGGATATCGATATTGAAGAGCACACCGGTATTGGCGTGGTGCAGGGATTATTGCAGGGCGATGCGGATGTGGGTTTTTTCCAGCTGGACACCGGCTTCCGGAATTGA
- a CDS encoding LysR substrate-binding domain-containing protein, with translation MWVFSSWTPASGIEVWPWQHDQLSVLVWKGHPLAERATLHLADCIGEKMIGPHRESAVSHILDREARKLGKTLNTGLRVSSFISMAELVAQRLGIAILPVNEIGQGANHESVRCIPLDEPWAKRELYVGVKSYAFSSPSVKAFIANVTPSKLTTFAGGEQA, from the coding sequence ATGTGGGTTTTTTCCAGCTGGACACCGGCTTCCGGAATTGAAGTCTGGCCGTGGCAGCATGACCAGCTGTCCGTGCTGGTCTGGAAGGGACATCCGTTAGCGGAACGCGCTACTTTGCACTTAGCGGATTGCATCGGTGAGAAGATGATTGGCCCGCATCGTGAAAGCGCTGTAAGCCATATTCTCGATCGTGAAGCCAGAAAACTGGGAAAAACGCTGAATACTGGTTTACGGGTCAGTAGTTTTATCTCAATGGCGGAACTGGTTGCGCAGCGGTTGGGGATAGCCATCTTGCCTGTGAACGAGATCGGGCAGGGGGCGAATCATGAATCGGTACGCTGTATTCCGCTGGATGAGCCGTGGGCGAAACGTGAACTGTACGTCGGCGTGAAAAGTTATGCGTTCTCTTCTCCCTCTGTGAAAGCGTTTATAGCAAACGTCACACCCTCGAAGCTTACAACTTTTGCAGGAGGCGAACAGGCCTGA
- a CDS encoding lactonase family protein: MSQFAYVGCRTSQWRGARGKGIEVFRIDEGGNWHSVQRVISVQENPSWITLDEKRNRLYVLHGDGNQVAIFARDALSGMLTLLSSQATGPQNPHPDLDPLRRNNPVHAALSPDERHLLIANHEGGNVAALAFADDDSLLPPGHLAMVEGHMNEAGVAASLSRPHEIVFAPESDYYTLPVQGRQAGNGIDMVRVYHWCNGQSLLIDQVLLPAGSWPRHVDFHPQGKWLYGLSELASTITVYDFDRETGKIALKQVLSSLPVGYEERNDASEIEVHPSGRFLYAANRGHNSIAVFSIDPANGRLTFVEWVFCGGKTPRFTTLSSDGLRFYSANEDSDSIRIFSIDQDTGKLKDTGKEVFTGSPTCIVFSG, encoded by the coding sequence ATGAGTCAGTTTGCCTATGTTGGTTGCCGCACATCCCAGTGGCGTGGCGCGCGTGGAAAAGGGATCGAAGTGTTCCGCATTGATGAAGGGGGTAACTGGCATTCTGTTCAACGCGTGATATCCGTTCAGGAGAACCCTTCCTGGATCACGCTGGATGAAAAACGAAACCGGCTTTATGTGTTGCACGGCGATGGTAACCAGGTAGCCATCTTTGCGCGCGATGCTCTGTCTGGCATGCTTACCCTGTTATCTTCACAGGCTACCGGCCCACAAAACCCCCATCCTGATCTCGATCCACTGCGGCGTAACAACCCGGTGCATGCCGCTCTCTCACCTGATGAGCGTCATCTGCTGATTGCCAATCATGAAGGGGGCAACGTGGCGGCATTGGCGTTTGCTGATGATGATTCGCTGCTGCCCCCCGGCCATCTGGCAATGGTGGAAGGTCATATGAATGAGGCTGGAGTAGCGGCCAGCCTGTCCCGCCCCCATGAGATTGTTTTTGCGCCTGAAAGTGATTACTACACCCTGCCCGTCCAGGGGCGTCAGGCGGGCAATGGCATTGATATGGTGCGTGTTTATCACTGGTGTAACGGCCAGTCATTGCTCATTGATCAGGTGCTGTTGCCTGCGGGAAGCTGGCCGCGACATGTCGACTTCCATCCTCAGGGCAAATGGCTTTATGGTCTGAGCGAGCTGGCCAGCACGATCACCGTTTACGACTTTGATCGTGAAACGGGCAAGATTGCCTTAAAGCAAGTGTTGAGCAGCCTGCCGGTGGGCTATGAAGAGCGGAACGATGCAAGCGAAATCGAAGTGCATCCTTCAGGACGCTTTTTATATGCCGCGAATCGTGGTCACAATAGCATTGCGGTTTTCAGCATCGATCCCGCAAATGGTCGTTTAACCTTTGTTGAGTGGGTTTTTTGTGGCGGTAAAACCCCGCGCTTTACCACGCTTTCTTCTGATGGGCTGCGTTTCTATAGCGCAAATGAGGACTCCGATTCCATTCGGATCTTCAGTATTGACCAGGACACCGGGAAATTAAAAGACACGGGTAAAGAGGTATTTACCGGCAGCCCGACCTGCATAGTGTTTTCCGGTTGA
- the phbB gene encoding acetoacetyl-CoA reductase has protein sequence MTQRIAYVTSGMGSLGTAICRRLAKDGFKVIAGCGPNSQRKNAWLDDNKKMGFDFIASEGNVADWESTVKAFNKIKAEIGEIDVLINNAGTARNVLFRDMQPQEWQAVINTNMNSLFNVTKQVVDGMMSRGWGRIINISSVNAQIGQTGQVNYSTAKSAVRGFTRALAREVSARGVTVNTVSPGYLATSKLKTVTPVQVIDKIVQEIPVRRLGSPQEIASICSWLASDESGFATGADFSVNGGLHMG, from the coding sequence ATGACCCAACGTATCGCGTATGTTACTTCCGGGATGGGAAGCCTCGGAACCGCTATTTGCCGTCGGCTGGCGAAGGATGGTTTTAAAGTTATTGCAGGATGCGGCCCCAATTCTCAACGTAAAAACGCCTGGCTTGATGACAATAAAAAGATGGGGTTTGATTTTATAGCATCAGAAGGCAACGTGGCTGACTGGGAATCGACGGTCAAAGCTTTTAACAAAATAAAGGCTGAAATTGGGGAAATCGATGTACTGATTAATAATGCCGGTACGGCACGAAATGTTTTATTTCGTGACATGCAGCCACAGGAGTGGCAAGCCGTGATTAACACCAATATGAACTCATTATTCAATGTCACAAAACAGGTTGTTGATGGCATGATGTCGCGAGGGTGGGGGCGTATTATCAATATTTCTTCGGTGAATGCGCAAATTGGTCAAACGGGTCAGGTTAACTACTCAACAGCAAAATCTGCGGTACGGGGTTTCACTCGCGCGCTGGCCCGTGAGGTTTCAGCTCGTGGCGTGACGGTGAATACAGTCTCCCCCGGTTATCTGGCCACCTCAAAACTGAAGACGGTCACGCCGGTTCAGGTCATTGATAAAATTGTTCAGGAAATCCCGGTTCGTCGACTGGGCTCTCCTCAGGAAATTGCCTCTATCTGCTCATGGCTGGCATCTGACGAATCAGGATTTGCGACAGGCGCTGATTTTTCTGTTAATGGCGGCCTGCATATGGGCTGA
- a CDS encoding CitMHS family transporter has protein sequence MLSLLGYGMIVVFMILIMTKKLSALVALIIIPIIFALIAGFGGEMGEMMIEGLKKVAPTAIMVIFAILYFSTMFDTGLFDPVIRFFLRIINGDPVKAVMCSAVLAAMVSLDGDGSTTYMICVTAMLPLFKRIRLDPLALTCVVFLAGSITNLLPWGGPLARVAASLKVESSDLFIPLIPTMVCGFVGVLVLSWYIGIRERGRLGKLSINTGGNGAVTEDDAESYLPAINEVNEELRRPKLFWLNAVLTLVLMGSLVMELLPLSVLFMVAFALALLINYPHIDAQRQRIAAHAPAALNQTSIFLAAGIFAGILSGTGMVTAMSASLLDVLPDSWGPYLAPITALISLPGTFFMSNDAFYYGVLPVLAEAAKAYGIDPIEIGRASLVGQPIHLLSPLVASTYLLVGLAGVEFSDHQKYTFKWAFLLCMIFLASGLLLGLYPLYSPAG, from the coding sequence ATGCTCTCGCTTCTGGGATATGGCATGATTGTGGTCTTTATGATCCTCATCATGACCAAAAAACTTTCTGCACTCGTCGCACTGATCATTATTCCGATAATATTTGCCCTGATTGCCGGTTTCGGTGGAGAAATGGGCGAGATGATGATTGAGGGGCTTAAGAAAGTTGCTCCAACTGCCATCATGGTTATATTTGCCATTCTCTACTTCAGTACGATGTTTGATACCGGTTTATTTGATCCTGTTATTCGCTTCTTTTTACGAATTATTAATGGTGACCCGGTTAAAGCAGTAATGTGTAGCGCTGTTCTGGCGGCGATGGTGTCACTGGATGGTGATGGCTCAACCACCTATATGATCTGCGTTACGGCGATGCTTCCGTTGTTCAAACGCATTCGTCTGGACCCATTGGCGTTGACCTGTGTGGTCTTCCTGGCCGGCAGTATCACCAACTTGCTGCCCTGGGGCGGGCCACTGGCACGCGTTGCGGCATCCCTGAAAGTTGAATCCAGCGATCTGTTTATTCCACTGATTCCAACCATGGTCTGTGGTTTTGTCGGGGTACTGGTTCTGTCATGGTATATCGGCATTCGTGAACGTGGGCGTTTGGGCAAGCTGAGTATTAATACCGGTGGAAACGGAGCCGTTACTGAAGATGATGCTGAAAGCTATCTTCCGGCCATCAATGAAGTTAATGAAGAGCTGCGTCGCCCAAAACTGTTCTGGCTGAATGCCGTTTTGACATTAGTTCTGATGGGTTCGCTGGTGATGGAGTTACTGCCACTGTCTGTGTTGTTTATGGTCGCCTTTGCACTGGCGCTGCTGATCAATTATCCGCATATTGATGCCCAGCGGCAGCGTATAGCAGCCCATGCACCTGCCGCTTTAAACCAGACGTCCATTTTTCTGGCCGCCGGGATTTTTGCCGGGATACTTTCGGGTACGGGCATGGTTACTGCAATGTCAGCCTCATTGCTGGATGTGTTACCCGATTCATGGGGGCCTTACCTGGCTCCGATTACGGCATTAATCAGTCTGCCTGGCACCTTCTTTATGTCAAATGATGCCTTCTATTACGGTGTTTTGCCGGTGCTGGCAGAAGCGGCGAAAGCCTACGGTATTGACCCTATTGAAATTGGCCGTGCATCGTTAGTGGGACAACCCATTCACTTACTTAGTCCGTTAGTGGCCTCTACCTACCTGCTGGTGGGCCTGGCAGGGGTGGAATTCAGCGATCATCAGAAATACACCTTCAAGTGGGCTTTCCTGCTCTGCATGATTTTCCTGGCTTCAGGTTTATTGTTAGGACTGTACCCGCTTTATTCACCTGCGGGATAA
- a CDS encoding GntR family transcriptional regulator yields MIDNGGLLPGAHLSVPKLAESFDVSRSPVREALVYLENKGVLQQQLNRGFFVKQDYAPQLQNSDESEVDNDLPEYYQLAEDWLQDKIESEVNELYLLKRYNLSKTQLTTILARGISEGWVERKQGYGWRFLPVAKTKAALEHIFSFRMVIEPMAILESTFKAPQSKIDELKRELDMLLGSGIQRLSPTQLQLAGYRFHETVISFSNNPFFEISLRNVNRMRRLMDYRIMDDRNRYYAEVKDHIHLLSLIESGQLIEASYMMKQHLAVALDNKKQRSIGI; encoded by the coding sequence ATGATCGACAACGGTGGGCTCTTGCCTGGCGCGCATCTCAGCGTCCCTAAGCTGGCAGAATCTTTTGATGTTTCACGTTCTCCAGTGCGTGAAGCTTTAGTCTACCTCGAGAACAAAGGCGTCCTTCAGCAGCAGCTTAACCGGGGTTTTTTCGTTAAGCAGGACTACGCTCCGCAACTTCAGAATTCAGATGAGAGTGAAGTCGATAATGATCTTCCTGAATACTATCAGTTAGCGGAAGACTGGCTGCAGGATAAAATCGAATCGGAAGTGAACGAACTGTATCTGCTTAAGCGGTACAACCTTTCTAAAACTCAACTAACGACGATCCTTGCGCGCGGTATCAGTGAAGGTTGGGTTGAACGTAAGCAGGGTTATGGCTGGCGTTTTCTGCCGGTTGCCAAGACAAAAGCCGCACTCGAACATATTTTTAGCTTCCGCATGGTCATCGAACCTATGGCCATACTGGAATCTACGTTCAAAGCACCACAAAGCAAAATTGATGAACTGAAGCGCGAACTGGATATGTTGCTCGGGAGTGGTATTCAACGTCTCTCTCCCACTCAGCTGCAGCTAGCCGGGTACCGCTTTCATGAGACTGTTATCAGTTTCTCAAATAACCCGTTTTTTGAGATATCACTGCGCAATGTTAACCGCATGCGACGTCTGATGGACTATCGCATCATGGATGACCGCAATCGTTATTATGCTGAAGTGAAAGACCATATCCATCTTCTGTCATTGATCGAGTCCGGGCAACTGATTGAAGCGTCTTACATGATGAAGCAACATCTTGCTGTCGCGCTTGATAACAAAAAGCAACGTAGCATCGGGATATAA
- a CDS encoding LysR family transcriptional regulator yields MKIDVRNLDLNLLKALDALLDERSVTRAAKRLALTQPAMSGMLNRLRDCFEDPLFTRTQRGIVPTLRALELAVPVKNILTDVGELLQKRLFDPATAAMTLNIAATDYALRAVIVPFMSALRQQAPGIRVAVLPVNNEQLSLQFERGTLDIALITPETTPPDLHAKALYEEQYVCLMRREHPLTQPGAFTLDAFCSQDHALVSYPGGSFSGVTDEALRKIGRERRVTLSVCSFLVLPEILRVSDLISVVPRRLALSTQGLVMLPPPIEIQGFTKTLVWHERTHRDPGHQWLRELLFSTATVRHIR; encoded by the coding sequence ATGAAAATCGATGTCAGAAATCTGGATCTGAACCTGTTGAAGGCGCTTGATGCTTTGCTGGATGAACGGAGCGTCACCCGTGCGGCTAAGCGATTAGCTCTCACGCAGCCCGCGATGAGTGGGATGTTGAACCGGTTGCGGGATTGCTTCGAAGATCCTCTTTTTACCCGGACGCAGCGCGGTATTGTGCCCACGCTTCGTGCCCTCGAGCTGGCTGTTCCGGTCAAAAACATTCTGACTGACGTGGGAGAATTACTGCAGAAGCGGCTCTTTGATCCTGCTACTGCCGCGATGACGCTTAATATCGCCGCCACAGATTACGCATTGCGGGCCGTCATTGTGCCCTTTATGTCCGCATTGCGTCAGCAGGCGCCGGGGATTCGCGTGGCTGTGTTACCGGTGAATAATGAACAACTGAGTTTACAGTTTGAGCGTGGAACCCTGGACATCGCGTTGATAACACCCGAAACCACCCCACCCGATTTACATGCAAAAGCGCTTTACGAAGAGCAGTACGTCTGCCTGATGAGGAGAGAGCATCCACTGACGCAACCCGGTGCCTTTACGCTGGATGCTTTTTGCTCTCAGGATCATGCGCTTGTCTCTTATCCGGGTGGGAGTTTTTCTGGCGTAACTGATGAAGCGCTGAGAAAAATCGGACGCGAGCGGCGGGTTACACTTTCAGTATGCAGTTTTCTGGTGCTGCCTGAAATTCTGCGCGTCAGTGATTTAATCAGCGTTGTGCCCAGGCGACTGGCCCTGAGTACTCAGGGGCTGGTAATGTTACCGCCACCTATTGAAATTCAGGGGTTCACTAAAACCCTGGTGTGGCATGAACGTACACACCGCGATCCGGGTCACCAGTGGCTGCGTGAGTTGTTATTTTCAACGGCAACTGTTCGACACATACGCTGA
- a CDS encoding SRPBCC domain-containing protein, with protein sequence MHAINWPEGFLPGFCDNFCSNEVIVAGLNTSEIWPLLSHPERWPTYYKNSANTRFHDNKGPELELDVRFSFETFGFPVEARVTEFVAPAPGEAARISWHGWAGEKGSAERLDVLHAWLLEDLPGNRVRILTQETQKGLPAVGLAKAHPNPMINGHQDWLDGLVNAARGR encoded by the coding sequence ATGCATGCTATCAACTGGCCTGAAGGGTTTTTACCGGGTTTCTGTGACAACTTTTGCTCAAATGAAGTGATTGTTGCGGGGCTTAACACCAGCGAAATCTGGCCACTGCTGAGCCATCCTGAGCGCTGGCCAACCTATTATAAGAACTCAGCTAATACTCGTTTTCATGACAATAAAGGCCCTGAGCTGGAACTGGATGTGAGGTTTAGCTTTGAGACGTTTGGTTTTCCTGTCGAAGCAAGGGTTACTGAGTTTGTGGCGCCAGCCCCAGGTGAAGCCGCGCGTATTTCCTGGCATGGCTGGGCTGGAGAAAAGGGCAGTGCTGAGAGGCTGGATGTGTTGCATGCCTGGCTGTTGGAAGATTTGCCAGGCAACCGTGTCCGTATCCTGACTCAGGAAACACAAAAGGGTCTTCCGGCGGTCGGGCTCGCAAAAGCGCATCCCAACCCCATGATCAATGGTCACCAGGACTGGCTGGACGGGCTTGTGAACGCTGCCAGAGGACGTTAA
- a CDS encoding sugar-binding transcriptional regulator, translated as MSKQDEQRLMVKIATLYYTEGMKQSDIARTLHLSQSFISRMLVRCLNEGVVKISVIPPGNIFPAVEKSLEKRYGLKQAIVVDTAEDATQMQIRHAIGSAAAHYVETRIRANDLVGISSWSDTIRAMVDALHPQSVKARGVIQLLGGVGANGNVQATILTQTLAAAMNCKAWLLPSQSIERSVDERHRLSTSDDVAEVVSKFAEVDVAIVGIGELEPSQQLKSSGNYYDEEMLRILASRGAVGDICLHYYDASGKPVLNDGEDPVIGMELSQVHACPQVVALAGGLSKASAIRGALVGEYINVLIVDYPTARKLLEEY; from the coding sequence ATGTCAAAGCAGGATGAACAGCGCCTGATGGTAAAAATTGCCACGCTCTATTACACCGAAGGGATGAAGCAGTCTGACATTGCCAGAACCCTGCATTTATCTCAGTCCTTTATTTCGCGGATGCTGGTGCGCTGCCTGAATGAAGGCGTGGTGAAAATCAGCGTCATTCCACCCGGCAACATTTTCCCCGCGGTTGAGAAGAGTCTCGAAAAACGCTATGGCCTGAAGCAGGCCATTGTGGTGGACACTGCAGAAGACGCGACGCAGATGCAGATTCGCCATGCGATTGGCTCCGCTGCCGCGCATTACGTGGAAACGCGTATCCGCGCTAATGACCTGGTAGGCATCTCCTCCTGGAGCGATACCATCCGCGCAATGGTGGATGCCCTGCACCCGCAAAGCGTCAAGGCGCGGGGAGTGATCCAACTGCTGGGCGGCGTCGGGGCCAATGGCAACGTACAGGCCACCATCCTGACCCAGACCCTGGCCGCCGCCATGAACTGCAAAGCCTGGCTACTCCCTTCCCAAAGCATTGAGCGGTCGGTAGATGAACGCCACCGGCTTTCGACCAGCGACGATGTCGCCGAAGTGGTCAGCAAGTTCGCTGAAGTTGATGTCGCCATTGTGGGCATTGGTGAACTTGAACCTTCACAGCAGTTGAAAAGCTCCGGTAACTATTATGATGAAGAGATGCTCAGGATCCTGGCTTCACGCGGGGCGGTGGGTGATATCTGCCTGCACTACTATGATGCCAGCGGAAAGCCGGTGCTGAATGACGGAGAAGATCCGGTGATTGGCATGGAGCTCTCTCAGGTTCATGCCTGTCCCCAGGTGGTGGCGCTGGCTGGCGGTCTCAGTAAGGCCAGCGCCATCCGGGGTGCGCTGGTGGGCGAATACATCAATGTGCTGATTGTGGATTACCCTACCGCCAGGAAACTGCTGGAAGAGTATTAA
- a CDS encoding D-ribose ABC transporter substrate-binding protein, whose protein sequence is MKRTLLTGLLLSAMTFSAASLAADKGLIVIITPSHDNPFFKAEADGANQKAKALGYSTLVASHDDDVNKQNQLIETAIARKAKVIVLDNAGADATVGPVQKAKDAGIPTFLIDREINKPGIAVAQIVSNNYQGAQLGAEKFAKLLNGKGDYVELLGKESDTNAGVRSQGYHDVLDDYPDMKMVAQQSANWSQTEAFSRMETILQKNPNIVGVISGNDTMALGAEAALKAAGKKDVIVVGFDGSDYVRDSIINKGNIKATVLQPGWAQAQMAIEQADYYLTHGKAQKEEKQLMDCTLIDDTNASKLKLFNLAQ, encoded by the coding sequence ATGAAACGTACCCTGCTGACCGGTTTACTTTTATCCGCCATGACGTTTTCTGCGGCTTCACTGGCCGCCGATAAAGGGCTGATAGTTATCATCACCCCTTCACACGATAACCCTTTCTTCAAGGCGGAAGCCGATGGTGCGAATCAGAAAGCCAAAGCCCTTGGCTACAGTACGCTGGTGGCATCGCATGACGACGACGTTAACAAACAAAATCAGCTGATTGAAACGGCTATTGCCCGCAAGGCCAAAGTTATTGTGCTGGATAACGCGGGTGCGGATGCCACCGTAGGGCCGGTTCAGAAGGCGAAGGATGCCGGCATTCCCACTTTCCTTATTGACCGTGAGATCAACAAGCCGGGCATCGCCGTTGCGCAGATCGTTTCCAATAACTATCAGGGCGCGCAGCTTGGGGCAGAAAAGTTCGCCAAATTGCTGAACGGTAAAGGGGATTATGTAGAGCTGTTGGGTAAAGAGTCTGATACCAACGCCGGGGTACGTTCTCAGGGCTATCACGACGTGCTTGATGATTATCCCGATATGAAGATGGTGGCACAACAGAGCGCTAACTGGAGCCAGACAGAGGCTTTCAGCCGCATGGAAACTATTCTGCAAAAAAATCCCAATATTGTCGGCGTGATCTCCGGCAACGACACTATGGCGCTGGGCGCTGAAGCGGCCCTGAAGGCTGCCGGCAAAAAAGATGTGATTGTAGTGGGCTTTGACGGCAGCGATTACGTGCGTGACTCCATCATCAACAAAGGCAATATCAAGGCCACGGTTCTGCAACCGGGTTGGGCACAGGCGCAGATGGCCATTGAACAGGCTGACTACTACCTGACGCACGGCAAAGCGCAGAAAGAAGAGAAACAGCTGATGGACTGCACGCTGATTGATGACACCAATGCCAGCAAACTGAAACTCTTCAACCTCGCACAGTAG
- a CDS encoding DUF2291 family protein, giving the protein MLTKRAPIALMVLMLSACTVVDLDANGQPIIPKDPAAKQGYRDLTAQQVAEATWQSKVLAGADKHALSWADMKIRSTTVKAGTSDSLFVRGTGTVTAVSAASERERIMTVTLNGEAVPVAIGPVIRSNAIRDAAGFRFEEFTNQVQYAQITRALNRHAVKQLPPVDGSWVGKSVQLVVAVTLQTNKVQDVVAVSLKQEQP; this is encoded by the coding sequence ATGCTGACGAAACGTGCGCCGATCGCCCTGATGGTCCTGATGCTGAGTGCCTGTACGGTGGTCGATCTGGATGCCAACGGGCAGCCGATTATTCCAAAGGACCCTGCTGCGAAGCAGGGCTACCGCGACCTGACGGCGCAGCAGGTGGCAGAAGCCACCTGGCAGAGCAAAGTGCTTGCCGGAGCCGATAAGCACGCCCTGAGCTGGGCCGATATGAAAATTCGCAGCACTACCGTTAAGGCGGGCACCAGTGACAGCCTGTTTGTGCGCGGTACGGGTACGGTGACGGCGGTCAGTGCAGCCAGCGAACGTGAACGCATCATGACGGTAACCCTGAACGGTGAGGCGGTGCCGGTTGCTATCGGGCCGGTTATCCGCAGTAACGCAATACGTGATGCTGCGGGCTTCCGGTTTGAGGAGTTCACTAACCAGGTGCAGTATGCCCAGATCACCAGAGCACTGAATCGCCATGCGGTGAAACAGCTACCGCCGGTTGATGGGAGCTGGGTGGGTAAATCCGTGCAGCTGGTGGTGGCCGTGACCTTACAGACCAACAAGGTGCAGGACGTGGTCGCCGTTTCCCTGAAGCAGGAGCAGCCATAA
- a CDS encoding sugar ABC transporter ATP-binding protein — protein MTQPNADPVILQTRNVSMLFPGTLALDNVDYNVWRGKVNVIIGENGAGKSTLMKILAGVQQPSVGEIRLNGELVTLHSTREAARHGIGMVHQELNLFENLTVAENIFLGRELQHGLRPIDEKTQEARTAELMRRLDQAISPRELVANLKVGQQQLVEIAKALAENTDILILDEPTSALSKTEVEILFRVIRELTRQGVSIIYISHRLEELMAIGDVITILRDGRFQAEAQVSDIDVPWIVREMLGSEPISSFLPPGRQFGAPVLEVEKITCVGPAGIPVVDDVSFNVRAGEIVGIYGLMGAGRTELFECLLGTQRNYLGKIWLDSKPVPQRLEPAERIRMGMSLVPEDRKRTGIFPVSSVASNLTVGSLWQRLEYRFAISRRKEQAVVKETVSNLSIKVSSPEVTINALSGGNQQKVVIGRSLLTNPRLLLLDEPSRGIDVGAKADVFRMMVDLSKQGIAILFSTSDLKEIMAVSDRILVMSGGKLTADIPRAAAEESALVKASAQGF, from the coding sequence ATGACCCAGCCCAATGCGGATCCGGTAATTTTACAGACCAGGAACGTATCAATGCTGTTTCCCGGTACCCTGGCACTGGACAACGTCGACTACAACGTCTGGCGCGGTAAGGTGAACGTTATCATCGGAGAAAACGGCGCCGGAAAATCCACGCTGATGAAGATCCTCGCCGGTGTGCAGCAGCCTTCAGTCGGAGAGATCCGGCTCAACGGCGAGCTGGTAACGCTTCACAGTACCCGTGAGGCGGCCCGGCATGGGATTGGTATGGTGCATCAGGAGCTTAACCTGTTTGAAAATCTGACGGTCGCAGAAAATATCTTCCTCGGGCGTGAGTTACAGCATGGGCTAAGACCGATTGATGAGAAAACCCAGGAGGCGCGGACGGCTGAACTGATGCGGCGTCTCGATCAGGCTATCTCACCGCGTGAGCTGGTCGCTAATCTCAAGGTTGGCCAGCAGCAGCTGGTGGAGATAGCCAAAGCGCTGGCAGAAAATACCGACATCCTGATCCTGGATGAGCCAACCTCAGCCCTGAGTAAAACGGAAGTGGAGATTCTGTTCCGGGTTATCCGCGAGCTGACGCGGCAGGGCGTCTCTATTATCTATATCTCTCACCGGCTGGAAGAGTTGATGGCCATCGGGGATGTGATCACCATTTTGCGGGATGGACGGTTTCAGGCAGAGGCGCAGGTCAGTGACATCGATGTGCCGTGGATAGTGCGTGAAATGCTGGGCAGTGAACCCATCTCCAGTTTTCTGCCGCCGGGCAGGCAATTTGGTGCGCCGGTGCTGGAGGTCGAGAAAATCACCTGCGTGGGTCCCGCAGGTATTCCGGTGGTGGATGACGTTTCGTTTAACGTGCGGGCGGGAGAGATTGTCGGGATTTATGGCCTCATGGGCGCGGGGCGTACCGAGCTGTTTGAGTGCTTGCTGGGTACGCAACGTAACTACCTTGGCAAAATCTGGCTCGACAGTAAGCCGGTGCCTCAAAGGCTGGAACCCGCAGAACGTATCCGTATGGGGATGAGCCTAGTTCCGGAAGACCGTAAGCGTACCGGCATCTTCCCGGTGTCGTCGGTGGCCAGCAATCTGACTGTGGGGAGCCTGTGGCAACGTCTGGAATACAGATTTGCTATTTCCCGCCGTAAGGAGCAGGCGGTGGTTAAGGAGACGGTGAGTAATCTGTCGATCAAAGTCTCCTCGCCGGAGGTCACCATTAATGCCCTGAGCGGCGGCAATCAGCAGAAAGTCGTGATTGGACGTTCACTGCTGACCAATCCCCGCCTGCTGCTGCTGGATGAACCCAGCCGGGGTATTGATGTGGGGGCGAAAGCGGACGTCTTCCGCATGATGGTCGATCTGTCGAAGCAGGGCATAGCCATTCTGTTTTCCACCTCGGATTTGAAAGAAATCATGGCGGTCTCGGATCGCATTCTGGTGATGTCCGGCGGGAAACTTACCGCCGATATTCCTCGTGCGGCGGCAGAAGAGTCGGCGCTGGTTAAAGCAAGTGCTCAGGGGTTCTGA